The Argentina anserina chromosome 5, drPotAnse1.1, whole genome shotgun sequence genome includes the window AGATGAATTTTGTAATTGCAAACTCAAACATAAAGGTGATCAAATGCCACTTTAAGAAAATACCCCTTCCCCACTTCCCATGGTTTTACACAGATACCAATTTTGACTGAACTACAAAACAATGAAAAACAACCTTCTACTACAACACCAAACCGCTGAACTCTTAGAAAAATcttacaaaattttcaaagaACATATCAGAAATGAATTCTATCCCTTGTGCATTCTCTTATGATACTTCAAGGAAAAATTATACAACGTGATAGACCCAAATCTCTGATGATAATCTTTACTACCCAACAGTGTTGAGACCATTGTAGCCTATGTACAATCTTCACTATAATTCATTTTGTACCTTGCCTTTCATATTAAATATACTGTTTGATTGAACACTTATGCAATCCCAAGAACAATTATATACATAAGTTTCGGGGACATGCCAGGATGTACTTAAagttaaaaaatgaaaagaccAATAAATTCATTGACGTAAGATAATTTTTTCTGTAATTGAAAAAGCACAGAAATTTAccagattttattttcttatcaaCAGCCCAGTCGAGTACACGCTGAGCTTCGTCAGTCAATGTGGGATGCTCAGGACTGAAAAACCACATATCGGCTTTCCCAAGTAACCTGACAGTTTCTTCACGCACCTTGAATAGTGTAACTCCATTTGCTCGCAAAAATTTCGAAGCTAAAGTGGTTCCTGCAGTCCAATGCAAAGATGGCCAAGTAAATCGCAAATTGAGTTTATCACAGCGACCCGATATAATCAAAAGATTTTCCAAGCATTCccttagttttatttttatttgtgttGGTGGCGGTGTCAAATACTAATGAACTATTGGTATTTATTAAAGCATTCCCTTAAATTCTAACAATAAACCATTCTACTAATGAACAATAAACTTGAAGAGAATATATAAAACTTACCTTCAATGAGGATACCCATGAGGATTGCTTCAGTCCCAGTAGTTGGGTACTTGAGCTTCCTGGCTTCCAATTCCCCCATTGCAAATGACTTTATAGCCCTGCTAGACCATCTGCATCCATCCAACAAATACCATTATACCAAAACCTCAATCCCACCAAAATtaaccccaaaaaaaaacattaaaattCAACAATCAAAGTTCAACAAAAGACACTCACTTGGGAAGTTCCTCATTGGACGAGATTCTCTCCTTGACTCTGCAATGATAAGATCAGAAGCATCTGAAACAACAGCTCGTCATCTAAAACGTGAAACGAAACAAATAAGGGAAAGGGCTCAGGCAACACGACAGGATTGAGTGTACTTACGCCGTCGGGAGGCTGAGGCAGATTGTGGAAGAGAAGGGTCGGAGCTTTGGCAGTTGGGCTCTGCTGACTCCTAGAGTGTTGGTTCTTCCGAGCCATGGGTTCAGAAGACTTGTGGGCTTCAAGGTGGTTGTCAAAGGAATATAATAAGATTCGGGTCTGGCTGTTTGATTGGGATTGGATGCAGAGACGAAGGTAGGAAGcttggagagggagagagcagCCATTATTGGAGCAGTCGGGGCACTTCCTTGCAGGCTTGAACTG containing:
- the LOC126793719 gene encoding ATP-dependent Clp protease ATP-binding subunit CLPT2, chloroplastic-like is translated as MAALSLSKLPTFVSASNPNQTARPESYYIPLTTTLKPTSLLNPWLGRTNTLGVSRAQLPKLRPFSSTICLSLPTAVKERISSNEELPKWSSRAIKSFAMGELEARKLKYPTTGTEAILMGILIEGTTLASKFLRANGVTLFKVREETVRLLGKADMWFFSPEHPTLTDEAQRVLDWAVDKKIKSGGSGEITTSHLLLGIWYEVDSPGRKIMATLGFNEERVKELESLISEPGFVED